In one window of Canis lupus baileyi chromosome 10, mCanLup2.hap1, whole genome shotgun sequence DNA:
- the MGAT1 gene encoding alpha-1,3-mannosyl-glycoprotein 2-beta-N-acetylglucosaminyltransferase — protein sequence MLKKQSAGLVLWGAILFVAWNALLLLFFWTRPSPSRLPSDSALDDDPASLTREVIRLAEDAEVELERQRGLLQQIREHHARWSQRWRVPTAAPPAPPRVPVSSPPAVIPILVIACDRSTVRRCLDKLLHYRPSAEHFPIIVSQDCGHEETAQVIASYGSAITHIRQPDLSSITVPPDHRKFQGYYKIARHYRWALGQVFHKFKFPAAVVVEDDLEVAPDFFEYFQATYPLLRADPSLWCVSAWNDNGKEQMVDSSKPELLYRTDFFPGLGWLLLAELWAELEPKWPRAFWDDWMRRPEQRQGRACVRPEISRTMTFGRKGVSHGQFFDQHLKFIKLNQHFVPFTQLDLSYLRQETYDRDFLARVYGAPLLQVEKVRTSERSELGEVRVQYTGRDSFKAFAKALGVMDDLKSGVPRAGYRGIVSFLFRGRRVHLAPPQTWDGYDPSWN from the coding sequence ATGCTGAAGAAGCAATCTGCTGGGCTTGTGCTGTGGGGCGCCATCCTCTTTGTGGCCTGGAATGCCCTGCTGCTCCTTTTCTTCTGGACGCGCCCGTCACCCAGCAGGCTGCCCTCAGACAGCGCTCTCGATGATGACCCCGCCAGCCTCACCCGGGAGGTGATCCGTCTAGCCGAGGATGCAGAGGTGGAGTTGGAGCGCCAGAGAGGGCTGTTGCAGCAGATCAGGGAGCATCATGCTCGGTGGAGCCAGCGGTGGAGGGTGCCCActgctgctccacctgccccACCGCGTGTGCCTGTGTCCTCCCCACCAGCTGTGATCCCCATCCTGGTCATCGCCTGTGACCGCAGCACTGTCCGGCGCTGCCTGGACAAGCTGCTGCATTACCGGCCCTCAGCCGAACACTTCCCCATAATTGTCAGTCAGGACTGCGGGCATGAGGAAACGGCCCAGGTCATCGCCTCCTACGGCAGTGCCATCACGCACATCCGGCAGCCAGACCTGAGTAGCATCACGGTGCCCCCAGACCACCGCAAGTTCCAGGGCTACTACAAGATTGCGCGGCACTACCGCTGGGCGCTGGGCCAGGTCTTCCACAAGTTTAAGTTCCCAGCAGCGGTGGTGGTGGAGGACGACCTGGAGGTGGCTCCAGACTTCTTTGAGTACTTTCAGGCCACATACCCGCTGCTGAGGGCCGACCCCTCCCTGTGGTGTGTGTCTGCCTGGAATGACAACGGCAAGGAGCAGATGGTGGACTCCAGCAAGCCAGAGCTGCTGTACCGCACTGACTTCTTCCCTGGCCTGGGCTGGCTGCTGCTGGCCGAGCTCTGGGCCGAACTGGAGCCCAAGTGGCCCAGGGCCTTTTGGGACGACTGGATGCGTAGGCCTGAGCAGCGGCAGGGCAGGGCCTGTGTGCGGCCTGAGATCTCCAGAACGATGACCTTTGGCCGCAAGGGTGTGAGCCATGGGCAGTTCTTTGACCAGCACCTCAAATTCATTAAGCTGAACCAGCACTTTGTGCCCTTCACCCAGCTGGATCTGTCATACTTACGGCAGGAGACCTATGACCGAGATTTCCTTGCCCGCGTCTATGGGGCTCCCCTGCTGCAGGTGGAAAAAGTGAGGACCAGTGAGCGCAGCGAGCTGGGGGAAGTGCGGGTCCAGTACACCGGCAGGGACAGCTTCAAGGCCTTTGCCAAAGCTCTGGGAGTCATGGACGACCTCAAGTCCGGTGTCCCCAGGGCCGGCTACCGGGGCATTGTCAGCTTCCTGTTCCGGGGCCGCCGTGTCCACCTGGCCCCCCCACAGACGTGGGATGGCTATGATCCTAGCTGGAATTAG